From the genome of Anopheles moucheti chromosome 3, idAnoMoucSN_F20_07, whole genome shotgun sequence, one region includes:
- the LOC128301185 gene encoding kinesin-like protein KIF21A isoform X3 translates to MPDEDKESSSVRVAVRIRPQIPRELIDMCRVCTQVTPGEPQVLLGSDKAFTFDYVFDMSTTQVSVYNNCIEKLVDGALQGYNATVLAYGQTGSGKTYTMGTGFERAVPEAQEGIIPRAVRHLFEGIAQLQQNPYDENGTYLGAVTFSVAAQFMELYNEEVIDLLDPYNKGARVFKIFEDSSGGISVAGATIKPLAGPQEALNCLQQGALARTTASTQMNEQSSRSHALFTILIRRQRVMTAEQCGNADGDTETLTSKFHFVDLAGSERLKRTGATGERAREGISINCGLLALGNVISALGDKTKKVSHVPYRDSKLTRLLQDSLGGNSQTIMIACVSPSDRDFMETLNTLKYANRARNIKNKVQINQDQSSRTISLLRREIANLQLEILEYKQGKRSIDADGNIAISDVSLENEMLSQDNKRLQQRVKAMQETINALTEKNTTLQAQQTIASLNKASAAGAGADPSNETNDSSLISTSGGNESAMQELIVGYISEIEKLKAKLIESEQMFQQFKKAKNSQSKLGLKAYPFIEDNPETMINLLKHEMEKERETLMSRSLPGLENESSSLEQNSDSDSDTESDDKAEDLRAEIFDVNSDIELKARLIEQLEESQQRLQIMRQQYEKQFNLMKEKISNTERERDEVLATIGNGGMGANNNKGQNTTNESAIKRVKDDYERKLNEMRRQLNHFQATNKEHLRLQRNMQAQDAKIKTLRGELAELKQVKTRLMKKIQEESNRHKEMESKKTREIAQLRKETRKHKNMIKSLQAQGVAKDQVLKRKTEEVFNLRKSQRGVMSLKAAGRVPATATINSMLQGTKRFKMRWEELQRTIMRAARSRQAILELEMELDRVMQERDMLCRDLNNVRHRRKDNAESTLHDLVSEEDTLIANMNYLHDTIDELQKSIIQIEDGKDLNTEHAMLQTIMDNIGTVDEAKFMLQRVCSITIGHVCEAGVTQSKLRERDALLTELQRDTSVQEQLLQYILTRAPATSTSETSFSSAQSANSYVTQSQSNLLENGEPQPSSSQYRLPHVVDSTTRSPSPSSSNTNLDSIVTYRNSSKQRRNPAVVPSVAAIQDLLYGSSSGYLGPAGDGAGMPDRNSNASAGIGCTGASNGVSGGGSKLEKVGICIYLEDSADEDDTKHPPSLQDRHDRSDVMTRSYTILDGAMDPVAAANAGLPIAPPPPVVPVPARTFVPLSRVPSAPGSLKGLQPHQGISRQNSTASPLLARKSFEASAAAPPSPRISRRTFTSKMSPGIEDASDVPTSPPVYRRGISREDNGDVFSRLGAGTQDPQPGGNIKELNGRYKAGSPLICTHVVEGHSNSVLSIKVSNQMLFTAAADRTVKVWDLRANSTPHCLTGHLGPVAAVEYDRVNNLLFSASGAFVKVWDLRSSNIRPIITLCSSGTTLPANATLSDLVPGECSITALTMGASGKLYTAASDKVRFWDLRQFSCLGRLSGGHQAAVMCLTAWEGPNNTDLVATGSKDHYVKVFEVNSSGGVVQPLLNLEPPHYDGVQALAVANDATGVDAELFSGSRDSGIKRWDLRNGELKQSLNNAHKGWVSGMAIYGDILLSSCRGGVVRLWNIKTCDSLAEMKTEQSINDIVTSDNRVFTASNDGKVRLWRVSSSIRRLGPNESSI, encoded by the exons AATTCGTCCACAGATACCGCGTGAGCTAATCGATATGTGCCGGGTGTGCACACAGGTCACGCCTGGTGAGCCGCAGGTTTTGCTCGGATCCGATAAGGCCTTTACCTTCGACTATGTGTTCGATATGAGTACGACGCAG gtATCAGTGTACAATAACTGCATCGAAAAATTAGTAGATGGAGCTCTTCAAGGGTATAATGCTACAGTGTTGGCGTATGGACAG ACCGGATCTGGCAAGACATACACAATGGGCACTGGATTTGAACGTGCCGTACCGGAAGCACAGGAAGGTATCATCCCACGAGCCGTGCGACATCTGTTCGAAGGCATTGCACAGTTACAGCAAAATCCATACGACGAGAACGGGACATATCTGGGTGCCGTGACGTTCAGTGTGGCAGCACAGTTTATGGAGCTTTACAACGAGGAAGTTATAGATTTGCTCGACCCGTacaataaa GGTGCACGTGTGTTTAAGATTTTTGAAGATTCATCTGGCGGGATTTCCGTAGCAGGTGCTACCATAAAACCGTTGGCCGGTCCGCAAGAGGCGCTTAACTGCTTGCAGCAGGGCGCTCTGGCACGTACGACCGCGTCCACTCAGATGAATGAGCAATCTTCGCGAAGCCACGCACTGTTCACAATACTAATTCGAAGGCAGCGTGTCATGACAGCAGAACAGTGTGGCAATGCGGATGGTGACACGGAAACGCTTACCtcaaaatttcatttcgtCGATCTGGCTGGTTCGGAACGGCTGAAGCGGACGGGTGCCACGGGCGAGCGGGCTCGCGAAGGAATCTCCATCAACTGTGGTCTGTTGGCGTTGGGCAACGTAATATCAGCGCTGGGAGATAAAACTAAGAAGGTGTCCCATGTACCGTATCGTGATTCGAAGTTGACTCGATTGCTGCAGGATTCGCTTGGAG GAAACAGTCAAACAATCATGATTGCTTGCGTATCGCCAAGTGATAGAGATTTTATGGAAACGCTTAACACGCTCAAGTATGCCAACCGAGCgcgaaatattaaaaacaaagtacaaattAATCAAGATCAAAGCTCGCGGACCATATCTTTATTGCGGCGTGAAATTGCCAATCTACAGCTCGAAATTCTCGAATACAAACAG GGCAAACGTAGCATTGATGCAGATGGTAATATAGCGATATCAGATGTGTCACTTGAGAACGAGATGCTATCGCAAGACAACAAGCGGCTGCAGCAACGAGTGAAGGCGATGCAAGAAACAATAAACGCGCTAACGGAAAAGAACACAACGCTGCAGGCACAGCAGACGATTGCTTCGCTGAACAAGGCCTCTGCCGCCGGTGCCGGTGCTGACCCGTCAAACGAGACCAATGACTCTAGTCTGATCTCCACTTCAGGTGGCAATGAATCAGCAATGCAAGAACTGATCGTTGGCTATATAAGTGAGATAGAGAAGCTAAAGGCTAAATTAATCGAATCAGAACAAATGTTCCAACAGTTCAAAAAGGCAAAGAACTCACAGTCCAAGCTGGGCCTGAAAGCATATCCGTTTATTGAGGATAATCCGGAAACGATGATCAACCTACTAAAGCACGAAATGGAGAAAGAACGTGAAACCCTGATGTCTCGATCGTTGCCGGGGCTGGAAAATGAATCTAGCAGTTTGGAACAAAATTCGGACAGTGATTCCGATACGGAATCCGACGATAAGGCCGAAGATTTGCGGGCGGAAATATTTGACGTCAACTCCGACATTGAACTGAAAGCGCGCCTTATTGAGCAGCTCGAAGAATCTCAGCAACGGTTGCAAATTATGCGCCAGCAGTACGAAAAGCAATTTAACctaatgaaggaaaaaatttCCAATACCGAACGTGAACGGGATGAAGTACTGGCCACTATAGGTAACGGAGGAATGGGTGCTAATAACAACAAGGGACAAAACACAACCAATGAGTCTGCTATTAAGCGCGTGAAGGATGATTACGAGCGGAAGCTGAACGAGATGCGCCGCCAGTTGAATCATTTCCAAGCGACCAATAAAGAGCATCTGCGACTGCAGCGTAATATGCAGGCACAGGATGCAAAGATTAAAACGCTACGTGGAGAGCTGGCAGAGTTGAAGCAAGTAAAAACGCGACTGATGAAGAAAATTCAGGAGGAAAGCAACCGGCACAAGGAAATGGAGAGTAAAAAGACGCGCGAAATCGCGCAACTGCGAAAGGAAACCAGAAAGCATAAGAATATGATAAAATCCTTGCAGGCACAGGGTGTCGCCAAGGATCAGGTACTGAAGCGAAAGACTGAGGAGGTTTTCAATCTACGAAAATCGCAGCGCGGTGTAATGAGCTTAAAGGCGGCCGGGCGTGTACCGGCTACTGCTACCATAAATAGCATGCTGCAGGGCACTAAACGATTCAAGATGCGGTGGGAAGAGCTGCAGCGTACGATCATGCGAGCGGCCCGTTCGCGACAAGCAATACTGGAGCTGGAGATGGAGCTAGACCGCGTTATGCAGGAGCGTGATATGCTTTGTCGTGATTTAAACAACGTGCGGCATCGCAGAAAGGATAATGCAGAGTCAACGCTGCACGATCTGGTGTCGGAGGAAGACACATTAATTGCAAACATGAACTATCTGCACGATACGATCGACGAACTACAAAAGTCCATCATCCAAATAGAGGACGGCAAGGACTTGAACACTGAGCACGCAATGCTGCAAACCATAATGGATAACATCGGTACCGTTGATGAGGCCAAGTTTATGTTGCAGCGAGTGTGTAGCATTACCATTGGGCATGTTTGTGAGGCGGGCGTGACACAATCTAAGCTACGCGAACGAGATGCACTGCTTACGGAACTTCAACGGGATACCAGCGTCCAGGAGCAATTGCTGCAGTACATTTTGACGCGCGCACCAGCAACTTCAACGTCGGAAACTAGCTTCAGTTCCGCGCAATCGGCCAACTCGTACGTGACCCAGTCGCAATCGaatttgttggaaaatggcgaaccacagccGTCCTCATCGCAGTACCGTTTGCCACACGTTGTTGATTCTACGACGCGAAGCCCTTCaccaagcagcagcaacacaaatCT cgatTCTATCGTCACCTACAGGAACTCCTCGAAACAAAGACGAAACCCTGCCGTGGTGCCTTCGGTGGCTGCCATTCAGGATTTGCTGTACGGCAGCAGCTCCGGCTACCTCGGTCCGGCCGGTGACGGTGCTGGCATGCCGGATAGGAATAGCAATGCCAGCGCCGGTATCGGCTGTACCGGTGCTAGCAACGGAGTGAGCGGTGGCGGCAGtaagcttgaaaaagtgggTATTTGTATTTATCTCGAGGATTCCGCAGATGAAGATGACACGAAGCACCCGCCCTCTCTGCAGGACCGGCACGACAGGTCGGACGTTATGACCCGCTCGTACACGATACTGGACGGGGCGATGGATCCAGTTGCGGCTGCTAATGCCGGTCTCCCAATTGCTCCACCGCCGCCGGTGGTTCCCGTACCCGCTCGAACGTTTGTACCGCTTTCGCGTGTTCCAAGTGCACCCGGTTCGCTTAA AGGTCTTCAACCGCACCAGGGCATATCACGACAGAACAGCACGGCATCGCCGCTGCTTGCCAGAAAATCATTTGAAGCGAGTGCTGCTGCACCACCGTCGCCAAGAATAAGCCGAAGGACCTTCACCAGCAAAATGTCTCCAGGAAT CGAGGACGCAAGCGATGTACCTACGTCACCACCAGTTTATCGGCGTGGTATCTCACGCGAGGATAACGGGGacgtattttcccgactcggAGCCGGTACGCAGGACCCACAACCCGGAGGAAACATTAAAGAGCTCAATGGAAGG TATAAGGCTGGTTCTCCGCTTATCTGTACGCATGTGGTCGAAGGACACTCGAACTCGGTACTGTCGATCAAGGTGAGCAATCAGATGCTCTTCACAGCGGCTGCCGATCGGACGGTGAAGGTTTGGGATTTGCGAGCGAATTCTACGCCACACTGTTTGACTGGGCATCTCGGTCCGGTAGCAGCAGTTGAGTATGATCGTGTGAACAATCTGCTCTTTTCGGCCTCGGGAGCCTTCGTCAAAGTGTGGGATCTGCGGAGCAGCAATATTCGTCCAATAATCACGCTATG ttcaTCCGGCACGACTTTACCGGCTAATGCAACGCTATCCGACCTAGTGCCTGGTGAATGTTCCATTACGGCATTAACGATGGGGGCATCCGGTAAACTCTACACGGCAGCTTCCGACAAAGTCCGGTTCTGGGATCTACGTCAATTCTCTTGCCTCGGCCGATTGTCCGGTGGGCATCAAGCTGCCGTGATGTGTTTGACCGCTTGGGAGGGGCCCAACAATACCGACCTGGTAGCGACCGGATCGAAAGACCACTACGTGAAAGTGTTCGAGGTGAACTCGAGTGGTGGTGTCGTTCAGCCGCTGCTAAATCTGGAACCGCCGCACTACGACGGTGTGCAGGCATTGGCCGTCGCGAACGATGCAACCGGTGTTGATGCGGAACTGTTTTCCGGGAGCCGCGACTCCGGTATCAAAAGGTGGGACCTGCGTAACGGGGAGCTCAAACAGTCGCTCAACAATGCCCACAAAGGTTGGGTGTCCGGGATGGCCATCTACGGTGATATTTTGTTGTCTAGCTGTCGCGGTGGCGTTGTGCGGCTGTGGAATATTAAAACTTGCGACAGTCTGGccgaaatgaaaacagaacaaTCGATCAACGACATCGTGACGAGCGATAATCGTGTATTTACAGCATCGAA TGATGGAAAAGTTCGCTTGTGGCGCGTTTCTTCCTCGATTCGACGACTAGGACCAAACGAGAGTAGCATATGA
- the LOC128301185 gene encoding kinesin-like protein KIF21A isoform X1 — translation MPDEDKESSSVRVAVRIRPQIPRELIDMCRVCTQVTPGEPQVLLGSDKAFTFDYVFDMSTTQVSVYNNCIEKLVDGALQGYNATVLAYGQTGSGKTYTMGTGFERAVPEAQEGIIPRAVRHLFEGIAQLQQNPYDENGTYLGAVTFSVAAQFMELYNEEVIDLLDPYNKGARVFKIFEDSSGGISVAGATIKPLAGPQEALNCLQQGALARTTASTQMNEQSSRSHALFTILIRRQRVMTAEQCGNADGDTETLTSKFHFVDLAGSERLKRTGATGERAREGISINCGLLALGNVISALGDKTKKVSHVPYRDSKLTRLLQDSLGGNSQTIMIACVSPSDRDFMETLNTLKYANRARNIKNKVQINQDQSSRTISLLRREIANLQLEILEYKQGKRSIDADGNIAISDVSLENEMLSQDNKRLQQRVKAMQETINALTEKNTTLQAQQTIASLNKASAAGAGADPSNETNDSSLISTSGGNESAMQELIVGYISEIEKLKAKLIESEQMFQQFKKAKNSQSKLGLKAYPFIEDNPETMINLLKHEMEKERETLMSRSLPGLENESSSLEQNSDSDSDTESDDKAEDLRAEIFDVNSDIELKARLIEQLEESQQRLQIMRQQYEKQFNLMKEKISNTERERDEVLATIGNGGMGANNNKGQNTTNESAIKRVKDDYERKLNEMRRQLNHFQATNKEHLRLQRNMQAQDAKIKTLRGELAELKQVKTRLMKKIQEESNRHKEMESKKTREIAQLRKETRKHKNMIKSLQAQGVAKDQVLKRKTEEVFNLRKSQRGVMSLKAAGRVPATATINSMLQGTKRFKMRWEELQRTIMRAARSRQAILELEMELDRVMQERDMLCRDLNNVRHRRKDNAESTLHDLVSEEDTLIANMNYLHDTIDELQKSIIQIEDGKDLNTEHAMLQTIMDNIGTVDEAKFMLQRVCSITIGHVCEAGVTQSKLRERDALLTELQRDTSVQEQLLQYILTRAPATSTSETSFSSAQSANSYVTQSQSNLLENGEPQPSSSQYRLPHVVDSTTRSPSPSSSNTNLDSIVTYRNSSKQRRNPAVVPSVAAIQDLLYGSSSGYLGPAGDGAGMPDRNSNASAGIGCTGASNGVSGGGSKLEKVGICIYLEDSADEDDTKHPPSLQDRHDRSDVMTRSYTILDGAMDPVAAANAGLPIAPPPPVVPVPARTFVPLSRVPSAPGSLKGLQPHQGISRQNSTASPLLARKSFEASAAAPPSPRISRRTFTSKMSPGIEDASDVPTSPPVYRRGISREDNGDVFSRLGAGTQDPQPGGNIKELNGRYKAGSPLICTHVVEGHSNSVLSIKVSNQMLFTAAADRTVKVWDLRANSTPHCLTGHLGPVAAVEYDRVNNLLFSASGAFVKVWDLRSSNIRPIITLCSSGTTLPANATLSDLVPGECSITALTMGASGKLYTAASDKVRFWDLRQFSCLGRLSGGHQAAVMCLTAWEGPNNTDLVATGSKDHYVKVFEVNSSGGVVQPLLNLEPPHYDGVQALAVANDATGVDAELFSGSRDSGIKRWDLRNGELKQSLNNAHKGWVSGMAIYGDILLSSCRGGVVRLWNIKTCDSLAEMKTEQSINDIVTSDNRVFTASNSGEVRIWRFVTTDWDSLNASSSGAGSVGVGSNGSVCGTVNGATGGGVGTKTKR, via the exons AATTCGTCCACAGATACCGCGTGAGCTAATCGATATGTGCCGGGTGTGCACACAGGTCACGCCTGGTGAGCCGCAGGTTTTGCTCGGATCCGATAAGGCCTTTACCTTCGACTATGTGTTCGATATGAGTACGACGCAG gtATCAGTGTACAATAACTGCATCGAAAAATTAGTAGATGGAGCTCTTCAAGGGTATAATGCTACAGTGTTGGCGTATGGACAG ACCGGATCTGGCAAGACATACACAATGGGCACTGGATTTGAACGTGCCGTACCGGAAGCACAGGAAGGTATCATCCCACGAGCCGTGCGACATCTGTTCGAAGGCATTGCACAGTTACAGCAAAATCCATACGACGAGAACGGGACATATCTGGGTGCCGTGACGTTCAGTGTGGCAGCACAGTTTATGGAGCTTTACAACGAGGAAGTTATAGATTTGCTCGACCCGTacaataaa GGTGCACGTGTGTTTAAGATTTTTGAAGATTCATCTGGCGGGATTTCCGTAGCAGGTGCTACCATAAAACCGTTGGCCGGTCCGCAAGAGGCGCTTAACTGCTTGCAGCAGGGCGCTCTGGCACGTACGACCGCGTCCACTCAGATGAATGAGCAATCTTCGCGAAGCCACGCACTGTTCACAATACTAATTCGAAGGCAGCGTGTCATGACAGCAGAACAGTGTGGCAATGCGGATGGTGACACGGAAACGCTTACCtcaaaatttcatttcgtCGATCTGGCTGGTTCGGAACGGCTGAAGCGGACGGGTGCCACGGGCGAGCGGGCTCGCGAAGGAATCTCCATCAACTGTGGTCTGTTGGCGTTGGGCAACGTAATATCAGCGCTGGGAGATAAAACTAAGAAGGTGTCCCATGTACCGTATCGTGATTCGAAGTTGACTCGATTGCTGCAGGATTCGCTTGGAG GAAACAGTCAAACAATCATGATTGCTTGCGTATCGCCAAGTGATAGAGATTTTATGGAAACGCTTAACACGCTCAAGTATGCCAACCGAGCgcgaaatattaaaaacaaagtacaaattAATCAAGATCAAAGCTCGCGGACCATATCTTTATTGCGGCGTGAAATTGCCAATCTACAGCTCGAAATTCTCGAATACAAACAG GGCAAACGTAGCATTGATGCAGATGGTAATATAGCGATATCAGATGTGTCACTTGAGAACGAGATGCTATCGCAAGACAACAAGCGGCTGCAGCAACGAGTGAAGGCGATGCAAGAAACAATAAACGCGCTAACGGAAAAGAACACAACGCTGCAGGCACAGCAGACGATTGCTTCGCTGAACAAGGCCTCTGCCGCCGGTGCCGGTGCTGACCCGTCAAACGAGACCAATGACTCTAGTCTGATCTCCACTTCAGGTGGCAATGAATCAGCAATGCAAGAACTGATCGTTGGCTATATAAGTGAGATAGAGAAGCTAAAGGCTAAATTAATCGAATCAGAACAAATGTTCCAACAGTTCAAAAAGGCAAAGAACTCACAGTCCAAGCTGGGCCTGAAAGCATATCCGTTTATTGAGGATAATCCGGAAACGATGATCAACCTACTAAAGCACGAAATGGAGAAAGAACGTGAAACCCTGATGTCTCGATCGTTGCCGGGGCTGGAAAATGAATCTAGCAGTTTGGAACAAAATTCGGACAGTGATTCCGATACGGAATCCGACGATAAGGCCGAAGATTTGCGGGCGGAAATATTTGACGTCAACTCCGACATTGAACTGAAAGCGCGCCTTATTGAGCAGCTCGAAGAATCTCAGCAACGGTTGCAAATTATGCGCCAGCAGTACGAAAAGCAATTTAACctaatgaaggaaaaaatttCCAATACCGAACGTGAACGGGATGAAGTACTGGCCACTATAGGTAACGGAGGAATGGGTGCTAATAACAACAAGGGACAAAACACAACCAATGAGTCTGCTATTAAGCGCGTGAAGGATGATTACGAGCGGAAGCTGAACGAGATGCGCCGCCAGTTGAATCATTTCCAAGCGACCAATAAAGAGCATCTGCGACTGCAGCGTAATATGCAGGCACAGGATGCAAAGATTAAAACGCTACGTGGAGAGCTGGCAGAGTTGAAGCAAGTAAAAACGCGACTGATGAAGAAAATTCAGGAGGAAAGCAACCGGCACAAGGAAATGGAGAGTAAAAAGACGCGCGAAATCGCGCAACTGCGAAAGGAAACCAGAAAGCATAAGAATATGATAAAATCCTTGCAGGCACAGGGTGTCGCCAAGGATCAGGTACTGAAGCGAAAGACTGAGGAGGTTTTCAATCTACGAAAATCGCAGCGCGGTGTAATGAGCTTAAAGGCGGCCGGGCGTGTACCGGCTACTGCTACCATAAATAGCATGCTGCAGGGCACTAAACGATTCAAGATGCGGTGGGAAGAGCTGCAGCGTACGATCATGCGAGCGGCCCGTTCGCGACAAGCAATACTGGAGCTGGAGATGGAGCTAGACCGCGTTATGCAGGAGCGTGATATGCTTTGTCGTGATTTAAACAACGTGCGGCATCGCAGAAAGGATAATGCAGAGTCAACGCTGCACGATCTGGTGTCGGAGGAAGACACATTAATTGCAAACATGAACTATCTGCACGATACGATCGACGAACTACAAAAGTCCATCATCCAAATAGAGGACGGCAAGGACTTGAACACTGAGCACGCAATGCTGCAAACCATAATGGATAACATCGGTACCGTTGATGAGGCCAAGTTTATGTTGCAGCGAGTGTGTAGCATTACCATTGGGCATGTTTGTGAGGCGGGCGTGACACAATCTAAGCTACGCGAACGAGATGCACTGCTTACGGAACTTCAACGGGATACCAGCGTCCAGGAGCAATTGCTGCAGTACATTTTGACGCGCGCACCAGCAACTTCAACGTCGGAAACTAGCTTCAGTTCCGCGCAATCGGCCAACTCGTACGTGACCCAGTCGCAATCGaatttgttggaaaatggcgaaccacagccGTCCTCATCGCAGTACCGTTTGCCACACGTTGTTGATTCTACGACGCGAAGCCCTTCaccaagcagcagcaacacaaatCT cgatTCTATCGTCACCTACAGGAACTCCTCGAAACAAAGACGAAACCCTGCCGTGGTGCCTTCGGTGGCTGCCATTCAGGATTTGCTGTACGGCAGCAGCTCCGGCTACCTCGGTCCGGCCGGTGACGGTGCTGGCATGCCGGATAGGAATAGCAATGCCAGCGCCGGTATCGGCTGTACCGGTGCTAGCAACGGAGTGAGCGGTGGCGGCAGtaagcttgaaaaagtgggTATTTGTATTTATCTCGAGGATTCCGCAGATGAAGATGACACGAAGCACCCGCCCTCTCTGCAGGACCGGCACGACAGGTCGGACGTTATGACCCGCTCGTACACGATACTGGACGGGGCGATGGATCCAGTTGCGGCTGCTAATGCCGGTCTCCCAATTGCTCCACCGCCGCCGGTGGTTCCCGTACCCGCTCGAACGTTTGTACCGCTTTCGCGTGTTCCAAGTGCACCCGGTTCGCTTAA AGGTCTTCAACCGCACCAGGGCATATCACGACAGAACAGCACGGCATCGCCGCTGCTTGCCAGAAAATCATTTGAAGCGAGTGCTGCTGCACCACCGTCGCCAAGAATAAGCCGAAGGACCTTCACCAGCAAAATGTCTCCAGGAAT CGAGGACGCAAGCGATGTACCTACGTCACCACCAGTTTATCGGCGTGGTATCTCACGCGAGGATAACGGGGacgtattttcccgactcggAGCCGGTACGCAGGACCCACAACCCGGAGGAAACATTAAAGAGCTCAATGGAAGG TATAAGGCTGGTTCTCCGCTTATCTGTACGCATGTGGTCGAAGGACACTCGAACTCGGTACTGTCGATCAAGGTGAGCAATCAGATGCTCTTCACAGCGGCTGCCGATCGGACGGTGAAGGTTTGGGATTTGCGAGCGAATTCTACGCCACACTGTTTGACTGGGCATCTCGGTCCGGTAGCAGCAGTTGAGTATGATCGTGTGAACAATCTGCTCTTTTCGGCCTCGGGAGCCTTCGTCAAAGTGTGGGATCTGCGGAGCAGCAATATTCGTCCAATAATCACGCTATG ttcaTCCGGCACGACTTTACCGGCTAATGCAACGCTATCCGACCTAGTGCCTGGTGAATGTTCCATTACGGCATTAACGATGGGGGCATCCGGTAAACTCTACACGGCAGCTTCCGACAAAGTCCGGTTCTGGGATCTACGTCAATTCTCTTGCCTCGGCCGATTGTCCGGTGGGCATCAAGCTGCCGTGATGTGTTTGACCGCTTGGGAGGGGCCCAACAATACCGACCTGGTAGCGACCGGATCGAAAGACCACTACGTGAAAGTGTTCGAGGTGAACTCGAGTGGTGGTGTCGTTCAGCCGCTGCTAAATCTGGAACCGCCGCACTACGACGGTGTGCAGGCATTGGCCGTCGCGAACGATGCAACCGGTGTTGATGCGGAACTGTTTTCCGGGAGCCGCGACTCCGGTATCAAAAGGTGGGACCTGCGTAACGGGGAGCTCAAACAGTCGCTCAACAATGCCCACAAAGGTTGGGTGTCCGGGATGGCCATCTACGGTGATATTTTGTTGTCTAGCTGTCGCGGTGGCGTTGTGCGGCTGTGGAATATTAAAACTTGCGACAGTCTGGccgaaatgaaaacagaacaaTCGATCAACGACATCGTGACGAGCGATAATCGTGTATTTACAGCATCGAA TTCCGGTGAGGTACGGATCTGGCGATTTGTAACCACCGATTGGGATTCGCTGAATGCATCTTCCTCTGGTGCAGGATCAGTCGGCGTCGGTAGCAATGGTAGTGTTTGTGGCACTGTAAACGGTGCTACTGGTGGTGGCGTTGGTACTAAAACGAAGCGCTAG